The proteins below come from a single Necator americanus strain Aroian chromosome V, whole genome shotgun sequence genomic window:
- a CDS encoding hypothetical protein (NECATOR_CHRV.G17409.T3): MDRRPTDDDDAAPRRSVTRELRVDTNDEWPGMPSPRQVATAPSSPSTAFKTDREAIFRSGNKATVAETHLMRSSGSQSESFTEEHWSSEITSFVTAAPPKFIQVIKAYRVLSSDTPTLVVEVASDPPAIFEWFCNDRPVQQDRRRFQARHGLNITTLTVHQPEQGVYKCTARNPAGVSTSYGYITVNFEHQQDGWTVKERSMAKEEGQPTITIHRAPRFTSQVPNLTIPPGGQAVIDVEVDADPPARFSWFANGREYRESCTEVEIYYPSPNRCIAKFSLPVSGEYKAVASNVHGSAMSSGYIEIYRAKPTRIMRPPVAPGEHLARNIMSSSHHPTNSAPDGEDMVTTRQEVNVYEVNYAQRSSSVPRGVRHLESHVELPNSSKQRITLEQHRSGLTLFSLRD; the protein is encoded by the exons ATGGATCGTCGCCCgaccgacgacgacgacgccgCTCCACGTCGCTCCGTTACACGAGAGCTGCGTGTGGACACGAACGACGAATGGCCGGGAATGCCGTCTCCAAGACAAGTCGCCACCGCTCCCAGCAGCCCGTCGACAGCGTTCAAAACAG ATCGAGAGGCAATATTTCGTTCGGGGAACAAGGCGACGGTGGCAGAGACACATTTGATGCGGTCGAGCGGGTCACAATCAGAATCCTTCACTGAGGAGCACTGGAGTAGCGAGATCACAAGTTTTGTCACAGCTGCACCGCCTAAATTCATTCAG GTAATCAAAGCGTATCGTGTTCTGTCAAGCGACACTCCAACTTTGGTAGTAGAGGTCGCTTCAGATCCTCCAGCAATATTTGAATGGTTCTGTAATGATAGGCCAGTTCAACAG GATCGACGACGTTTCCAAGCTCGACACGGCCTTAACATTACCACTCTGACTGTTCACCAGCCTGAGCAGGGCGTATATAAATGCACTGCTCGGAATCCAGCTGGAGTCAGTACAAGCTATGGATATATTACTGTCAATT TTGAACATCAACAAGACGGATGGACAGTTAAGGAACGAAGTATGGCGAAGGAGGAGGGCCAGCCTACCATCACCATACATCGCGCACCACGGTTCACCAGTCAG GTACCGAACTTAACTATTCCACCTGGAGGACAAGCAGTTATTGATGTTGAAGTGGATGCTGATCCACCAGCGCG GTTTTCCTGGTTTGCAAACGGTCGGGAATATCGCGAATCATGTACAGAAGTGGAGATTTACTATCCGTCACCAAATCGATGTATCGCAAAATTCTCACTACCAGTTTCTGGAGAGTATAAGGCGGTTGCGTCCAACGTACACGGCTCAGCGATGAGCAGTGGCTATATCGAGATATACAGAG caaaaccAACACGAATAATGCGGCCTCCAGTTGCTCCTGGAGAACATCTTGCACGTAACATTATGTCGTCCAGTCATCATCCTACAAATAGTGCTCCTGATGGCGAAGATATGGTAACAACACGTCAG GAGGTGAACGTCTATGAAGTCAACTATGCACAACGTTCATCAAGTGTGCCAAGAGGAGTTCGACATTTGGAGAGTCACGTTGAACTCCCAAACTCTTCAAAGCAAAGAATCACGCTTGAACAACATCGCTCAGGTCTGACACTTTTCTCTCTTCGTGACTAA